The segment TCAACTACAAGGACGGCGACAACGTCAGCCTGCCCAATGGCCTCAACCTGCAGAAGGCCTTGCAGGGCGCCATCACGGGCCCCACCACGCTGCTGGACGCCGCTGAGGAGGGGAATGCGGCAGAGGACGCACAGGTGACAAACTTCCCCATCCTAGGCGACAAGGTCTCGCTGGAAGGCCAAAGCGAAGAAGATCTGGTGAGCTACCGTAACGGCGCCTTTACAACAGACGATCTGAGGGAGGGCACCTTTGTATTGGAAGGCCAAAGCGACGACGACGACCTCTATCTGGAAAGTCAAACCGATGGCAGCATTATCTTGCTGGAACAGAGGGACGGCGATGATCTGATAGACCAGAGCGACGAGGACTCTCTGGCAGGCCACAGCAATGGCAGCCTAGTGCTGAAAGACAACAGGAACGGAGGCCACGCGCAGGGTGGCCACAGTGGCGGTTTTGCTGTGAATGGTAACAATGTCATTGCAGCGGGATTCCAAAGTGACGAAGCTCTCTTCTTTAGAGGCCACAGTGACGATGGCCTCGTGTTGAGTGGACACAGTGATGGCGGCTTCGTACCAAACGGCGACGACAGCAGACACACGGACTTCAATATCTTGAGAGATGAGTCTCTTGAGTACCAGTTCAGTAGCGTGGAAGACAGTCTCGGTGAGGCCCCCGGCACTCAAGAAGTTATTGCCAGCAGTGTCTTCGGCGGCAGCCCACAACAGGTGAGAGGGGATGGTGGCAACAGTGTGCCCGCACAGCTCCTCAGCGTCAGCTTTGAAGGCAACGTCGGCAGCTTCAGCGGCCTCGCCAACAGCAGAAAGGAGACAGCGGTTAGGGGCAGCGAGGAAACCCCAGGTTCGGCCAGCCAAGCAGCCGCCTTTGGTGATGCCTCGTATGGGCCCCCCAGCAGACCTGCCGCCGGCCCCGCCCAGCTCTACGCCCCGCCCTAAGAAGCAACAGCTTTCCCTCATCACCTCAGCTGCTTGACTAACGCTGTACTCTCGCTAACCCTGAACACCGCTTGTCCAAGTCGGATGTAGTTTGCATGAAAAAAATAGTTACCTCTTCAGTCTCTTTAGCTTAGAGCTTCTCAGTTCGGTATCTGAGTATTTGGTATGTAAAATGAATGTTTTTCTTTCTAAGAAGACATACTGTAAAACATACTAGAAAGTATGCTATGAACACACCACAGCATCACGTTCTGATCTGTATTCCTCTCGAAGGTAGATTACTTTGCTGACTGGATCTTTACTTGCACTCAGTGCTCGACGCTTGTGGTGATCAATTAATTACCtttatattattgttgtttttatgcGCCACTATTACATTGTTTTACTTCAAAAGAATAAAATTTTGTACCGCAGTTAAGGTGTTTAGTGTTTTATGCCTCACGTCCAGAAACTGCATCAGTCCCCAGGGTCAGGGCCGCTGGAGCTGTCCGGTGACATCTGTTTTCCGGAACGGTACTACAGCATGATAATCTAACTGAGGTACAGCGCTGTATTACTCAGGTGTGAACGTCGAGGTGATTACGTACATCATCAAACTGTCTATTGAAGATGCTGCAGGTATAACAAGGCGCACAGTGATAGTATGAGCTGAGCTGCAACGTGACACCTGGCAAAACAAGCGAAATATGACCACATTCACATCACAAAatatgggaaagaaaaaggatggcTGGAGGGAAGAAGCCAGCACCCGGAGCCACTTGCCTTCAGCACCAGGTGTTGTATGACTGCGTACCTCTTACTTGTCGCCCGCTTCTCACTGCTTCTGTTTGCAATTAATTTTCCGGATGCGCACACAGGCACCCACCCACACCTCAACATCACCCAGCTCCGCCACCTTGAGATAGTGCAAATGTATGCATGTAGGATTATCTTGGGCCCGTCTTACTCTACCTATGACGAAGCCCTTGACGCCCTACACCTGCCCACACTTGAAGACCGCTACCAGCACCTCCTCCAAAAGTTTGTGGTGCAACTACTTAATCACCCGCTCCACCGTGACCTGCAACCAGACACTGCGCCTCCCTCTTGCCATGCCGTCAGACACAGCAATTTACTGATACCTATCCTTGCAAGGACGGAAAGGTACAGGAAGAACCCCATCCCTACCATTGTAAATTTAATAAACAAGTAACTATATGAGAGaatttatattcatatttatattagAATAATTTATATTATActtaatatttatattttatgtacACTTATGCACTTATTTTTTAGATGTAAAATTTCAATCTGGCTGCACATCATATGAATAAActgtttactattatttttttttatttacacacacacacacacacacacacacacacacacacacacacacacaccggtgccaccaagctgggatttttcattcgccgccgagtggcttaaaactacccacatgctgtccagaagaccacctatcaacccggactctagattctatgattaaagatgagctccgggagggcagcatgagccaatgcaagatgtcgccactataaacactcgcctgcgccagaacgggctgggccgaccatcaggacccaccgggaagaacccttggaccgaccatctggatccaccaggaagaagcctaccggcgcaataggctaagacgtagaaaataaaaaataaacatacgcACGCGAGAGCAAAATAAATAACACATTAAAAAtatcttatttccttcccctATGACACGAACCAACAAATTTAGTCATTACGTGAAAAAGCAGCGGCGGGGCATCAACAATGGCAGATAATTGTTATACGTTATGAGTTTCATGAAACAATGAAGTAAAAGTTTTtccacgtagagagagagagagagagagagagagagagagagagagagagagagagagagagagagagagagagagagagagagcgagagagagagagagagagagagaggagagagagagagagagagagagagagagagagagagagagagagagagagagagagagagagagagagagagagagagagagagagagagagagagagagagagagagagagagagagagagagagagagagagagagagagagagagagagagagagagagagagagagagagagagagagagagagagagagagagagagagagagaccgccggACCGGCGTttaggagctccaggagggatgcgggttcgaatcctggccgccgcacagctgagttttttcagtcaccgcatgctgccctgaagaccacccatcaacccggactctagattacctctccaaagaaatgctcaaagatgagttccggagggcagcaagagccaaaaacaagatggcgccactgtaaacacttgcctgcgccaaaacTGGCTGGGACAagcatcagggcccaccgggaacaagcctaccggcgcaataggctgcgacgtaaaaataaaaaaagcattacCTGCAAAGGTGAAACTATTATAAAGAAAACGGTAAAATATTAGCGATATGCAAAAATAGTAAGAACACACAAGATGATtatggtgaaaagaaaaaaaaagaattacaataataataataataataataataataataataataataataataataataataataataataataataataataataatcaataagtAGAACAAaacacggagaagaagaagaagaagaagaagaagaagaagaagaagaagaagaagaagaagaagaagaagaagaagaagaagaagaagaagaagaagaagaagaagaagaagaaaggaggaagaaatagacggtaaaaatgaaaatgaagatgatgaagaaaaaggaggaaagaaagaagataaaggggaaaataaagacaataatggtaataataatgataatgataataatgataatgacgatgaacAGATGGCAAAACAatgcaaaaaaggaaaatacatgcGTAAACACCTACAAGAAAAAGATAGGGCATTCAAACTTACAGTAGTTTCGATGCCAAATAAATACCTATCCATAGACTTCAATGCGTCAATCAGATAATGATCCATTGCGGGGGGAATCTAACGAGTAATGAAATAATTCAATAATAATCACATAATCATATACTGTAGTTTGAAAAcgtaataaattaataaaacactCGTTGAAATCCCCCGCACTGTAACATTACTGCATGAAGCATTGAAGTTGTGCAGATTGGTATTTATTTGGCACTGAAATTTAAATCCTAGGAATTCTGATGAAGTGAATTGATCATTAGAAACGAATGTTAGACGATGAAAAAAGGGAATTTCAacggttaaacacacacacacacacacacacacacacacacacacacacacacacacacaacacacaacacaacacaacacaacacacacacacacacacacacacacacacacacacacacacacacacaggtaggtagatagacatacaggtaaatagacagacagacagagatacgaAAGGATAAGCGTATGGACAGATGAAACTAAAGACATGTATGAAATATGTCGATAATTTGGAAGATCTACtctaaaaataaataacgaatatacatttcatttatttattattgagaAAGGAGTATCTCATAATTTCAGGAGGCATTTTATGAAAGCGAGCGACTGTTAGTTCTAACATTCAGTCTTTTCAGTGATATTCATTACCGTTATAGCATTGGAGGGAtggtgaagagagaaaagaaatgagtgaatgaagagaaaggaaaagatgaaggcgaAGGCTGAGGCACTCATATATATCGTCGTGGCTCAGAGACAATGAAAAATGTAGGAGTAAAACATAGTGTGACTGCAGTTTTTAGAGTGAAAGTCCTATTAATTGTTCGCTGACGCCGGGCACGGTTAATGAAGGGGGAGGGCGTGTCGGCGCCGAGGCGGTCAcgctgagggaagggaaagacgtaagagaaaaatgaaaagaaaactaggCCGAGTGATGATTCTTCTTGACGCACTGGCCTACCGGGACGAGGGACGGGCGGGGCGGGCGAGGGGCACGAGTGTGAGGGCGCCGCACCGCTATATAAGAGAACAGTGTGGCCGGCGAGGCAACACTCCACCATGAGGCTCCTGGTGAGTCCTGAGCGGCGGCGAGCTGCAAGCCAAGCCCCtgtgcctgacacacacacaaacacacacacacacacacacacacacacacacacacacacacacacacacacaccacacacacacacacacaaacacacacacacacaagccaggaAGTTTTGAGGCGTTGGGGCGTCTTCCACACACTTCACCGCCACACAACACAAGCCAACCACCTCTGCATCTTCAGCAGACTCCCTAATACAGTTTTTTTGCTGCAGGTGATCTTGCCAACGCTCCTGACGGTGGCCGTTGCGGCCAAGCTCCCGACCTACACCTACAGCCGGCCCTTCGCCCAACACCAGCAGACCGGTGTTGACACTCCGCAGAGCTTTGCACACACTGGGACATCTAGACTGACCAACGGCCAGGCCGGACAAAACGGCTTGAGTCAGAGCTACGGCGAACCCGTGACCCAGTTCAATGGCCAGGCCAGCCAAAATAGCCTGACTCAGAGCTACGGCGAACCCAATGGACAACAACCCGTGACCCAGTTCAACGACCAGGCCGGACAAAACGGCTTGAGTCAGACTTACGGCGAGCCCGTGACCCAGTTCAACGGTCAGGCCGGCCAAAATGGCCTGACTCATTCTTACAATGAGCCTCAAGGCCTGATTCAGTCCAGTGGATACTATGGGCAAAATGGTCTCACTCAGACTAGCAGTCGACCCGCTGGGCCTCAGGACCTAACCCAAACTAACGGACACTCTGGCAAAAACGATCGCACTCAGACTTACGCTGCACTCAATGGGCGACAGGACCTGATTCACCCCAATGGCCACTTTGCGCAGAATGGTCTCACTCAGACAAACCTTGTACTCTCTGCGTCTCAGGACCTGACGCAGGCCAATGGAAACGCTGGGATTAATGACCTCTCTCTGAGTAATGGTGCCCCCGCTGGATCACAGAACATAAACCAGCCCAATGGCCACGCAGGTGTCTTTCTTCCAGCACACGAAGAGCCCGTCAGGTTTCACCCCCAAACACAGCAGCAAGGCCTCACAGAGCAAGACAACTCGTTTGAGACATACGAAAACCCCACTGAGTCACACAGCCAGACCCAAGAATCCAACGGTCAGGACCTCTCTCCTCACACTCAGGACGTACTTGCGAGGCCGCAAAGCCTGAAGGAGCCCCACGGCGACGTTTGCCTGGAGGGACAGGTGCGTCACGCAGACGGCTCCTGCGTCACGCCTGAGGTGACTCGCAGCGTCTACGTATTCGGCGTGACCGAGACGCCCCGACCCTCCGCAAGGCCGTCGCCCCGCCTGCCTCCCCCAAAGGTCCACGAACACGTGCTGCTCATCCGTGCACCTAAACGTTGGGCCGCCGACCAGTCCCTGGTGGTGCCGCCGCCCGCACAGAAAAGCGTCGTTTACATCCTCAGGAAAGAGTTAGAAGATGAAGACCCGCGAATCATTGAGGCGCCCGTCACGCCGCCACCCCACCCTGAGGTGTTCTTCGTCAACTACAAGGACGGCGACAACGTCAGCCTGCCCAATGGCCTCAACCTGCAGCAGGCTTTGCAGGGAGCAATCACGAGCCCCACCACGCTGCTGGACGCCGCTGAGGAGGGGGCTGCGGCAGAGAACGCACAGGTGACAAACTTCCCCATCCTAGGCGACAAGGTCTCGCTGGAAGGCCAAAGCGAAGAAGATCTGGTGAGCTACCGTAACGGCGCCTTTACAACAGACGATCTGAGGGAGGGCACCTTTGTATTGGAAGGCCAAAGCGACGACGACCTCTCTCTGGAAAGTCAAACCGATGGCAGCATTATCTTGCTGGAACAGAGGGACGGCGATGATCTGATAGACCAGAGCGACGAGGACTCTCTGGCAGGCCACAGCAATGCCGGCCTAGGGCTGAAAGACAACAGGA is part of the Eriocheir sinensis breed Jianghai 21 chromosome 25, ASM2467909v1, whole genome shotgun sequence genome and harbors:
- the LOC127003625 gene encoding uncharacterized protein LOC127003625, whose amino-acid sequence is MRLLVILPTFLTVAVAAKLPTNTYSQPFAQHQQTVVDTPQSFAHTETSGLTNGQAGQNGLTQSYGEPNEQQAATQFNGQAGQNGLTQTYGKPVTQFNGQTGQNGLTQTYGEPVTQFNGQTGQNGLTQSYGEPVTQFNGQAGQNGLTQSYGEPVTQFNGQGGQNVLTQTYGESNGQQPVTQFNGQASQNGLTQSYNDPQGLIPPNGHFAPNGLTQTNFVLSGSQDLTQANGNAGINDLSLSNGAPAGSQNINHPNGHAGVFLPAHKEPVKFHPQTQQQGLTEQESSFETYEEPTESHGETQESNGQDLSPHTQDVVSGTQSLKEPNGDVCLEGQVRHADGSCVTPEVTRSVYVFGVTETPRPSARPSPRLPPPKVHEHVLLIRAPERWAAEQSLVVPPPAQKSVVYILRKELEDEDPRIIEAPVTPPPHPEVFFVNYKDGDNVSLPNGLNLQKALQGAITGPTTLLDAAEEGNAAEDAQVTNFPILGDKVSLEGQSEEDLVSYRNGAFTTDDLREGTFVLEGQSDDDDLYLESQTDGSIILLEQRDGDDLIDQSDEDSLAGHSNGSLVLKDNRNGGHAQGGHSGGFAVNGNNVIAAGFQSDEALFFRGHSDDGLVLSGHSDGGFVPNGDDSRHTDFNILRDESLEYQFSSVEDSLGEAPGTQEVIASSVFGGSPQQVRGDGGNSVPAQLLSVSFEGNVGSFSGLANSRKETAVRGSEETPGSASQAAAFGDASYGPPSRPAAGPAQLYAPQHSTMRLLVILPTLLTVAVAAKLPTYTYSRPFAQHQQTGVDTPQSFAHTGTSRLTNGQAGQNGLSQSYGEPVTQFNGQASQNSLTQSYGEPNGQQPVTQFNDQAGQNGLSQTYGEPVTQFNGQAGQNGLTHSYNEPQGLIQSSGYYGQNGLTQTSSRPAGPQDLTQTNGHSGKNDRTQTYAALNGRQDLIHPNGHFAQNGLTQTNLVLSASQDLTQANGNAGINDLSLSNGAPAGSQNINQPNGHAGVFLPAHEEPVRFHPQTQQQGLTEQDNSFETYENPTESHSQTQESNGQDLSPHTQDVLARPQSLKEPHGDVCLEGQVRHADGSCVTPEVTRSVYVFGVTETPRPSARPSPRLPPPKVHEHVLLIRAPKRWAADQSLVVPPPAQKSVVYILRKELEDEDPRIIEAPVTPPPHPEVFFVNYKDGDNVSLPNGLNLQQALQGAITSPTTLLDAAEEGAAAENAQVTNFPILGDKVSLEGQSEEDLVSYRNGAFTTDDLREGTFVLEGQSDDDLSLESQTDGSIILLEQRDGDDLIDQSDEDSLAGHSNAGLGLKDNRNGGHAQGGHSGGFAVNGNNVIAAGFQSDEALFFRGHSDDSLVLSGHSDGGFVPNGDDRRHTDFNILRDESLEYQFSSVEDSLGEAPGTQEVIASSVFGGSPQQVRGDGGNSVPAQLLSVSFEGNVGSFSGLANSRKETAVRGSEETPGSASQAAAFGDASYGPPSRPAAGPAQLYAPP